A region of the Candidatus Zixiibacteriota bacterium genome:
GCATCGACCTTCTGAAAAAGCTGGTAGGCACACGCCAACTCGAAATCATGACCGGCGGGTTTTACGAACCGATTCTGCCGGTCATTCCGGATCGTGACAAGATTGGACAGATAAGGAAGCTAACCCGGTATGTACAGAGGGTAATAGGCGATATCCCCGCCGGAATGTGGTTGGCTGAGAGAGTCTGGGAGCCACACCTGCCGAAAATCCTGAAAACTGCCGGAGTCAAATACACCGTCCTCGACGACGCACATTTCAGATACTCCGGTCTGACGGATGACCAACTGCACGGCTATTACATCACCGAGGAGGAAGGCGCAACGGTCGCTCTCTTCCCTATCTCTCGCTATCTGCGTTACACGATTCCCTTCAGACCAATCGAGGAAACCATCGATCACCTTCATGCACTTTCCGGGAGAGACGGCGATCCTGTCGCCATCTATGCCGATGACGGGGAAAAATTCGGCGTCTGGCCCGGAACATACAAGAGCTGCTACACGGAAAAATGGATCGAGCGGTTCTTCGCCGCACTCTCGGATAGCTCCGACTGGATCGAGATGCTGCATTTCCGTGAAATACTAGACAATACGCCTCCGCTTGGAAGAGTCTATCTGCCAACAGCAAGCTATACAGAGATGAACGAATGGGCTCTTCCGGCGCAGGCAATCATTAAATACGATGAGTTCGCCGACAAGCTGAAGAAAGCAAATCTCAGTGAAGAATATGGTGTGTTCGTCAGAGGTGGCTTCTGGAGGAACTTCCTCGCGAAGTACCCTGAAACGAATAACATGCACAAGAAGATGTTGCGCGTTTCGCAGAAGATCGCAGACTTGAGATCTCAGACTAAGGAACCCACGCAGGAAATCAATGAGGCGGAGGATCTTCTGTGGCGAGGTCAGTGTAACTGTCCGTATTGGCATGGAGTCTTTGGAGGCATGTATCTCCAACACATCCGGGCTGCTGTATATCAGAATCTGATTATGGCCGAGAAGAAGATTGACTCTGTGACTCGCAAACGTCCCCACTGGACACAGTCATCAACGTACGATTTTGACAGCGATGGCATGGACGAGCTGGTAGTCGACTCGTCAGGCCTCAATTTCTATTTCAAGCCATCATCGGGTGCAACGCTCTTCGAACTCGATTACAAACCTGCCAATGTTAACGTGATCGACACCGTTACAAGACAGCAGGAAGGGTACCACCACAAAATCAAAACCGCTCAGACGAACAACGCCAAAGGCGAGACAGCTTCAATTCACGATATGATCAGTTCCAAAGAAGAGGGCCTCGATAAACTCCTCTCCTACGATTGGTACAGGCGCGGCTGCTTCATTGATCACTTTTTCGGAAGCAGTTTCGATCCGGAAAGCTTCTGGACGGCAAGTTATCCCGAAGAGGGCGATTTCGTCAACCAACTGTACTCATTCGAACACAGCGTAGTCAGCAGCGATTCGGTC
Encoded here:
- a CDS encoding DUF1926 domain-containing protein, which gives rise to MNKIKFAFGIHNHQPVGNFQSVFQDAFDKSYYPFLQLLEQYSKIRVSIHFSGILLKWIEDNRPEGIDLLKKLVGTRQLEIMTGGFYEPILPVIPDRDKIGQIRKLTRYVQRVIGDIPAGMWLAERVWEPHLPKILKTAGVKYTVLDDAHFRYSGLTDDQLHGYYITEEEGATVALFPISRYLRYTIPFRPIEETIDHLHALSGRDGDPVAIYADDGEKFGVWPGTYKSCYTEKWIERFFAALSDSSDWIEMLHFREILDNTPPLGRVYLPTASYTEMNEWALPAQAIIKYDEFADKLKKANLSEEYGVFVRGGFWRNFLAKYPETNNMHKKMLRVSQKIADLRSQTKEPTQEINEAEDLLWRGQCNCPYWHGVFGGMYLQHIRAAVYQNLIMAEKKIDSVTRKRPHWTQSSTYDFDSDGMDELVVDSSGLNFYFKPSSGATLFELDYKPANVNVIDTVTRQQEGYHHKIKTAQTNNAKGETASIHDMISSKEEGLDKLLSYDWYRRGCFIDHFFGSSFDPESFWTASYPEEGDFVNQLYSFEHSVVSSDSVVTFRRDGKVWVDGRHAPVTIEKEFVILSERPEVKVSYHLVNRDNSAASLNFGIEFNFGFPNLTSHNVSYTLDGKIPAKFKRTDKTSSVDGISQFGLHNGDDNFKLDIFIQKKATLWRMPIYSVSLSEEGFEKVQQSICMLPSWQLRLEPDECWELEMIVKFKELDPKDAARVATVSLARA